The sequence below is a genomic window from Oreochromis niloticus isolate F11D_XX linkage group LG3, O_niloticus_UMD_NMBU, whole genome shotgun sequence.
AGCAGGTTTTGAATTGGGGGAGAGAGTCTTCAACCAGACGACAAGGGGCGCATGCCCAAGAGAGCACGACTGATAGTCCGATGCTGGGGTGCGCAGATCCATGATCCGACACTGGAAAATTGCGCAAATTTTGTACTGGCGAAGTTTTATTTTAGACACTCAACAAGTTGGGTTTCAGTTGACAGAAGAACCTTAATTGAGTGCGCGATCCTGTGACCTCAGCGAGCTGAGTGCTCTGTTTCGGTCCTTACACTCCTTACACCAGCACCAAGCAACAGAAGAGGAGGCCGCAAGCAGGACGCTCCTGTTGCGAAAATGATTGAGCTCAACCCCATGGCAAAGGAGTCATGGATGGGATGGCCCATAGTCTGGGTGGAAACTCCATTTCTGATTGTGATGAAATGTGGGAAAGTGTGCATGAAGTATGTTgtgtgagaaaaacagaaatgtcaaGACAGAAAAGAGTTAATTCAGCTGATGTGTGTAGGATGAATGATGGAAAGAGATGTGTTAAATAGTGAATGAAAGAATCAGAGAATGAAAGTGGTAATAAGTagtgatgaaaatgaaatgtaataaatgtcttagtgtgtcagttgcaggtgaCCACAGACCTTGATCAGCCTCCTCCACGAGCACAGCGGTCAGAGTAAAGTGATAGATTAACATAATAACACCCAACACAAGGCTTTAGCCTGTCTcgctcaaccacccaggttaggagggaactgaggaggattaaagccaagaaggcagcgggtccagatggcatcagctcgagggtcatCAGGTCCTGCGCAGAGCAACtctgtggggtgatggagcacctcttcaacctgagcctgaggctggggagagtcccacagctctggaaaatctcctgtgttgtaccagtgccaaagacttcacgccccaaggacctcaacagctaaaggccggtggctctggcatcccacctgatgaagaccctggagcggctggtcctggctcagcttcggcgcttggtgagctcatcactagacccacttcagtttgcctaccaacctggcattggagcggatgatgccgtcattcacctcatgcatcaacactattcttcccacggtcatgaaggacaagctggagaactctggagtggaccatcacctcactacctggattttggactacctcaccgaccgaccgcagtatgtgaggactcagggctgtgtgtcggacagggtcgtctgcagtacgggggccccacagggaacggttttGGCActcttcctcttcaccatctacactgcagacttctcccacaactccacccagtgcttcctgcagaagttctctgatgactctgcaatagtcggcctcatcactgatggggacgacaaggagtacagaggactgactcaagactttgtggactggtgccagctgaactacctccagatcaatgccagtaaaaccaaggagctggtggtagacttccgcaggcacaaacatcctccactgcaaccactgaacatccaaggtatggacatcgaggctgtggacagctacaggtaccttggtgttcatctgaacagcaaactggactggactcataattcagacgccctctacaggaaagggcagagcaggctgtacctgctgcggagactcaggtcgtttggagtagagggcccactcctgaagaccttctatgactctgtggtggcctcagccatcttttatggtgtggtctgctggggcggcagcatctctgctggggacaggaagagactgaacaggctgatctgcagggccagctctgttctaggatgccctctggacccagtggaggtggtgagtgacaggagaatggtggctaagctgtcatccctgttggacaacatctcccaccccatgcatgagactgtgacagcactgagcagctccttcagtgggagactgaggcacccacggtgtgggacggagagattacgcaggtctttcctccccactgctgtcagactccacaacaaagactttaactgatctaacacacacatccacacatgtgcaatagcaataacaaTAAGTGCAAGTGCAagtcttttctggcatcgttgtattatactcaattgtatatagcatttgtattctattttattttattttattctattctattgtgtacagtatctATTGATAtcttattccagtgtttttctttttctaattcTCCATGTAACTTTACACTGTCCAAATTTCCCACaggtgggactaataaaggttatcttatcttatcttatcttatcttaattgGAATCATACCCATCCCGTGTTTTGGCTGAAGAATTAACAGCTTCGCCTGCATTTACATCTTATCCTGAAAAAGAAGCTTCGAGGACAACCAacctctccctgaagacaaaatGAAGTTCAAGAATCAACAGCAGGTGAACAGACAGCTGCACTGCCCTAAATCTTGAACATGTACaaatacacatgcacaaaatgatcctggtgttatttgtctcataacttcccttcaactcattcatgtcgcctaaaaggtaaacctgtttctccatcacctgttcaactctgatgattcagtaaggacatctcctggtttcatcttcaggtttccctctcaccagatatatcGGTTATATATcggatatcggtttggataccAGCACCTTTacggctgtggctccagcaaacatcagctgatactagaaagtgatattaaataaattctaacaacagctgatcaagcttaaacgtgctgctgttgtttatctgctggtttcttctttctggcacaaagtgggcgataaataaacaagagagaaaagccgatcagctgatcattgatcagtttcatgatcgaagtagaaacaggagagggagggggagagagtgagagaagaaGAGCCAGTAAAGATGCAGAGTAACTcgagctttgtgtctttttccattctagctaAAGTACGAGACTAGAAATTTTTGACTTGttccattggcagatttttgcAATTATATCAAGCAAAAATATCATGTATTAAGTGCAAAAATCTTCCAATGGAGCAAGTCAAAGTTTTCTAGTTTCAAGATTCACTCTCTTAAAACAAATTTATATATCTtactaaaatgttattttttagctgattttatcttatttttaagTGCAATGAGAtatttttgactagaaataagacaaacaTATTTGATAAGATTTCGAGTCTTTGCAGTGCAGTGTCCGAGTCAGTCAAAGTGTTCCTGTTTACACTGTCAAAATGTGCCAATATATGTGAATGTAAACAAACTGCGGCAGACCTGATGGCGTtttcatgcttttcagcatttctTTGTTACTAACACACATGGTTACTGTACAAAACGTAGCTGCAGCTCTCTGCTCACAGCTCAAcataccaacaacaacaacaaaattctAATGACAGTAAAGAAGTGTGTGAGGCATGATTGCGGATGCTGTGCAGGTGAGTCCATCTCCGCTGCAGCGGCACCGCAGACCACAGCCCGCCACACTGAACAAAGCTCATTTAACTCTAATAAAGACTTGAACTTTGCAAGCATGTCATGAATGGAAAGTGAGTATGAGAAGTCTGCGAGTCATGCAGATTTGACTGTTTCTGCTTTCAGCACGTCAATAATTTGTTTGTTGATGTAAAATACATAAGCCATAACCATCATGGTTCAATCAACCAGCTGCGATTCACTAGACTGCCACTTACTGACCGTCTCTTCTCATTATAGTGACTCTGTGTACCTCCACCCAGGCAACTCCACCTTTTTCCCTTCCCAGGATCTGTTCTTAAACTCTTGCATCTAGTCATAGCGCACAGAGTTTCACTTTTCATAGTTCTGGCCTCATTGTTCACAGTTCATTGTTCACAGTTCATTGTTCACAGTTCATAGTTCACAGTTCATAGCCTTCATAGTTTCCTGCACTGTAATTAAACTaggcactgtaaataaagcacTGTATTCACGTCTTCTtgcttctctctgtgtctgcatttgagtccacacacacacagtctggcCCTCTCAGCCATAACAAGGTTCTTAGATTTAACAGTTTATGTACTTTTAAATGGCAGATAAATTGATTCTGATCAGCAAAATCATGTATCATCTAATTAAGGTGGGTAGAAAACCAAGAAAATTTGAAAGTGATCCAGTCAGAAGTAATCTGCTTGTACAGTAATGTTAGACGGGCTCATTTGATCTGCTGCAGACAAACAGGGTGGGACTCTGCTCATTTGTGATGAAAACATAACAAAATGTTGACACTTCAGAGGAAGAGACCAGAAATATGGAACATAAGACTCTTAGTAAACTGTGTGGAGCAACTCTCACCagtaaaaacacagcaaactttTACTATTCATATTGTAGTCACTGAATCAACTTCACATTTAGTCTACCGTGATCTTAATGTGATAAGTGGctggaggattgccaggatttctACATtgggggaaaccaaacaaccccTGCCGAAGCAgttggcacaacacagaagagccacctcgtcaggccagaACCCTGCGGtgtatttacacctacaggccagtggacactctttcaataaTGAGGATgtaacatcctggacagggaagaacgctggtttgagcgcggagtcaaggaggccatttacgtgaaaagggaaagaccatctctgaatcgaagAGGGGGCCTAAGGTCATTGATCAGTgtgctttgatcagtggttgttgatcagtggtcatgagagtattaatgatcataaactgacctcccagcccattgttaattcagtgggctggtttcagttactgtgctgatatgctgaggaaacctgcagtcagctgagactgaagaagtcggttggatgagtgacaaaatgtttcttccactgaaaatgctacttGTATGAAAGCATACAAGactgaaaacagatataagatccctagaaaaattatataaatgaaacttttatgttttggatacttactaaaacaatatatgaatgTGGCCTTCATGAGTCTTCATGagtaagccttatatgattcactatatgaagtaggccacatttgatgcaagtcttttataagtttttactatttcttttccatgtgGGTAACCTGGACAGGtagccagtctgtcgcagggcttaCACATCGGCACAGACAACAATTCACATTCAcatctatgggcaatttagaatcaagTCAAGTACAGTACAGAGTGAACAGAGCCTTTTCAGAGACTCTGGTACTAGATATGACATAGAACGGACAAACATGGGACTATGtaaagtgcaatgtgcaaaGATTACAAAAGAACAAGACAAGGCAGTGCAACACTAGACAGAACAGGTTGATTCAGACACGAGACAGGGCAAAGGAAATGTGCAAAATACTGGCTACTGTGCAAAAAGTAACTTAGTGTCTGTAGGTGTGTATGTGAGAGATACTGCAGAGAAGTGCTTGGTAGTAACGTGTGTGAAGGTGTGCGCATGTACGTCATTCCAAGTTTCCAATTAACCAGTACACCCGGTATTATGAAGTAAGAAGGAAAGGTTGATAATTAACACGTTTCTTCAGAATTTactggagaaaaccaaacatgataTTCACATCCCCTTTTCATGCAGGAGTACATACTGGTGTTTAAAACCTGAGATATAAAATCGAGTCATAACCTCTCTCACAGCTCTCTCCTGCAACAGCATCACATTAAAAAAGGTTGTGTAAACAGATAATATGTTTAAACTTCCTCTTTCATCTTGATAGACAGTCCAAGGTTCAGTGGTTTCTTTTTCCATagggaaataaaaacaagtcCTTATATAACTCACATCTACACTGTGACTTTGCGTCACGGGGAAGTCTCTATCTTAATATTGAAATGCTGAGTACATAGAGAGTGTGTGTTAGTGCAGATGATTATTTACTGCAGAGCTGTCTGCATGAACACCAGAGAAGAACCAGATGTGAGTTTCAAACCTGCAGGCTCATTTCATGTCTGTGTACAGAGGTGCTGTGTGGACCACATTTGAACTGTTGCTTTATCTTCATGGACAATTTTAAATAGATGATTATTTATTAAGaataatgatatatttattacaGCAGTGTGTGATAAACTAGATATCTATCTGTGTTTAATTTAAAGTGCTGCGTGTCCATCAAACACTGAAGAGCTGCTGGATTCATTGTTTCctccaaatgaaagaaaagtcaTTTTCATGTGACAGAGCGACGATGCAGTGGAGTctgtttctgcttcttctgATGGGTGAGTGATCATTTTACCAGGGCTCCTGATTGTTTCCACCTAAAATCCTTTAGTTTGATCAGGACTCATTAAACAAATGAACTCTGACTGAGAAAATCAAGGATTCACCTGTAAACTGGACAGTTTGATGGGAACATGAGTTTCCTGCTTGTATCAGCAGATATTCAACagtatttcttctgttttaggTCAGTGTGTCTTCATCACATGTCACCTGTATGAGTACCACTTTATTAAAGAACAGATGAGCTGGGATGAAGCACGGGCATACTGCAGAGAGAACTACACAGACCTGGCCAAAGTGTTTGACCTGACAGACATGACAAGACTTCAAGACTCTGCACAGAATCAAACAGAAGCCTGGATTGGACTGTACAACATCACAGGAGGAGACAACAGGAGGTGGCACTGGTCTCTGCCGGGGGAGGAATACACTGAAAATAAGACCTGTTGGGGAGCTGGACAGCCAAATGATTATAGTGCAAACCCTGAGAACTGTGTGGTGACAGGAGACAAGTGGGAAGATTATCCATGTAGTGACAAATTTCAGTTCATCTGCTATGATGGTGAGAAAATGTTGACAGTAATATTCTAAAACAATATTTAATAATGTTATAATCTAGTTTATAATCTGTGTTATATCGTATGTTCCTGAAAGAGACAGTTTGAAGAATGAGACAAATTAGTTGATAaagatgtttttatgtttttatgttgatTTGACAGAAACGATGAAAGACAATAAAACCTTTCATTTGATTGAGACATCTGTGACCTGGACTCAGGCTCAGAACTACTGCAGACAGCATCACACTGACCTGGCCAGTGGACTCGATCAGATATACAGTGAAGAG
It includes:
- the LOC102081418 gene encoding C-type mannose receptor 2, which produces MSVYRVLRVHQTLKSCWIHCFLQMKEKSFSCDRATMQWSLFLLLLMGQCVFITCHLYEYHFIKEQMSWDEARAYCRENYTDLAKVFDLTDMTRLQDSAQNQTEAWIGLYNITGGDNRRWHWSLPGEEYTENKTCWGAGQPNDYSANPENCVVTGDKWEDYPCSDKFQFICYDETMKDNKTFHLIETSVTWTQAQNYCRQHHTDLASGLDQIYSEEFKKLQNSKASKVNLWIGLFRDSWRWSDGSNFSFRYWDMDSFNDGVNNRKCATTLLERSGRWSSAGCDQRKPFFCYDDNMILIHEEKTWEEALYYCREKHHDLVSITNRQEQAWLQEKAKNASTPFVWLGLRYTCTLGFWFWVTDEVAEYNNWDSNSTDDVCDVSGAMDTAGEQKWVSKADNNKFNFFCSKH